A section of the Triticum dicoccoides isolate Atlit2015 ecotype Zavitan chromosome 7A, WEW_v2.0, whole genome shotgun sequence genome encodes:
- the LOC119328037 gene encoding uncharacterized protein LOC119328037 — protein sequence MIPAKALWYGWSGYHYGGLVWSRCHPHSRFREVAVLSYLCWVDVDVTLNTKNLSGIDRGYAAYLVYRVHWLHADTAQNQNQENAGSSSAAICYHECNHLVPQKHSRSLLWDRGWELDGSPSPSMSADTTEKIRSHKQRLIPDGVGMRRDGQWIEQEINIELDEQCLEGKESNVSIEFRGFTRSHRCQIIIEGIEIRPRGMEKFKSRLNSLDR from the exons ATGATACCAGCGAAAGCTCTGTGGTACGGGTGGAGTGGCTACCACTACGGAGGACTCGTGTGGTCACGCTGCCACCCTCACTCCAG ATTCCGCGAGGTGGCGGTTCTCTCGTACCTGTGCTGGGTGGACGTGGACGTGACCTTGAACACCAAGAACCTCTCCGGCATCGATAGAGGCTATGCGGCCTATCTTGTATACAGGGTGCATTGGTTGCACGCAGACACGGCTCAGAACCAGAACCAAGAAAATGCAGGGTCATCGTCCGCGGCCATTTGCTATCATGAGTGCAACCATCTCGTGCCGCAGAAGCACTCGCGATCTCTGTTATGGGACAGGGGCTGGGAACTCGATGGATCACCATCGCCGTCGATGTCAGCAGACACAACGGAGAAAATCCGAAGTCACAAGCAGCGGCTCATACCTGATGGCGTGGGCATGAGGAGAGATGGACAATGGATAGAGCAAGAGATTAACATAGAGTTGGACGAGCAGTGTCTGGAGGGGAAGGAGAGCAATGTTTCCATTGAGTTTAGAGGGTTCACTAGGTCACATAGGTGCCAGATTATCATAGAAGGGATCGAGATAAGGCCGAGAGGAATGGAAAAGTTCAAATCACGACTAAATTCATTAGATAGATAA